The proteins below come from a single Puniceicoccus vermicola genomic window:
- a CDS encoding Na+/H+ antiporter subunit D has protein sequence MNGLVLFLPLLVPLCSAVCLLVGARSVQFQRVGGVVGCLLTLAASIYLLWQTDVHGVIVAQSGGWAAPFGISLVADRLGAVMVFISSFMGAAVGVYSLSEIGEGRIRKFFYPLFLFLLFGVNGAFLTGDLFNLYVWFEVMLISSFVLVSMGGRKKELEGGLKYVCLNLLASAFFLAGAGILYGKLGTLNMADLSVKIASSSDPEWILSGSMLLMVSFGLKAGVFPLFFWLPASYHTPPVTVSAIFAGLLTKVGVYALIRAYTLIFAPLFDDVQWILIAVSILTMITGVLGAASHFEMRKILSFHIVSQIGYMTLGLAFMTPLALAASIFYLVHHIIVKTNLFLVSGIVIRKKGTADLARIGGLYKSAPWLAALFFIPAFSLGGIPPLSGFWAKFGIVKAGLDIGAWISVAAALAVGVLTLYSMTKIWAEAFWKKQPENVPEGEMETCGKGKLAWMVIPVTILAVCTVVIGLFGEPLFAFSERAADQLMDSSEYISAVLDGAGNGGQE, from the coding sequence ATGAACGGATTGGTTTTATTTCTTCCTCTCCTAGTCCCCCTCTGTTCGGCGGTCTGCCTCCTCGTGGGGGCTCGGTCCGTGCAGTTCCAGCGGGTCGGTGGGGTAGTAGGGTGCCTGTTGACCTTGGCCGCTTCGATTTACTTGCTTTGGCAAACGGATGTTCACGGGGTGATCGTCGCGCAGTCCGGAGGCTGGGCTGCTCCCTTTGGGATTTCGCTGGTCGCCGATCGACTTGGGGCGGTCATGGTTTTCATCTCGTCGTTCATGGGGGCGGCGGTCGGCGTTTACTCGCTGAGTGAAATTGGCGAGGGGCGGATTCGGAAGTTTTTCTATCCTCTTTTCTTGTTCCTCCTCTTTGGGGTGAACGGTGCCTTTTTGACCGGAGACCTGTTCAACCTCTACGTATGGTTCGAGGTGATGCTGATCTCCTCCTTCGTCCTCGTTTCCATGGGAGGCCGCAAAAAGGAGCTCGAAGGCGGGCTGAAGTACGTATGTCTCAATCTCCTGGCTTCGGCATTTTTCCTCGCTGGGGCGGGAATTCTTTACGGCAAGCTCGGCACCCTGAATATGGCCGACCTTTCGGTGAAGATTGCATCGTCCTCCGATCCGGAATGGATTCTCAGCGGGTCGATGCTTCTCATGGTTTCTTTCGGGCTGAAGGCGGGGGTCTTTCCATTGTTCTTCTGGTTGCCCGCGTCTTACCATACTCCTCCGGTGACGGTTTCTGCGATCTTCGCTGGATTGTTGACGAAGGTCGGGGTCTACGCGTTGATCCGGGCCTACACGCTGATCTTCGCCCCGCTCTTCGACGATGTGCAGTGGATCCTGATCGCGGTGTCGATTCTGACGATGATCACTGGGGTTCTTGGGGCGGCGTCGCATTTCGAGATGCGGAAGATCTTGTCATTTCACATTGTCAGCCAGATCGGTTACATGACTTTGGGGCTGGCCTTCATGACGCCTCTGGCCTTGGCCGCCTCCATCTTCTATTTGGTTCACCACATCATCGTGAAAACCAACCTCTTCTTGGTCAGTGGGATCGTCATCCGCAAGAAGGGGACGGCGGATTTGGCTCGAATCGGCGGTCTTTACAAATCCGCTCCATGGTTGGCTGCATTGTTTTTCATTCCTGCATTTTCCCTGGGAGGCATTCCGCCACTTTCCGGGTTTTGGGCGAAGTTTGGGATCGTCAAAGCGGGACTCGATATTGGTGCCTGGATCTCGGTCGCCGCCGCCCTCGCGGTTGGGGTTTTGACCCTTTATTCGATGACTAAAATTTGGGCCGAGGCGTTTTGGAAAAAGCAGCCGGAGAATGTGCCCGAGGGTGAGATGGAGACCTGTGGAAAGGGCAAGCTGGCTTGGATGGTAATCCCGGTCACTATTTTGGCGGTTTGCACCGTGGTCATCGGACTCTTTGGTGAACCCTTGTTCGCATTCTCTGAACGGGCGGCGGATCAGCTCATGGATTCTTCGGAATATATTTCGGCAGTTTTGGATGGAGCCGGGAATGGAGGTCAGGAATGA